In Scyliorhinus torazame isolate Kashiwa2021f chromosome 18, sScyTor2.1, whole genome shotgun sequence, the following are encoded in one genomic region:
- the LOC140395518 gene encoding QRFP-like peptide receptor, whose amino-acid sequence MNVSRLSLELLGGLPGNFSSFPPSSNLSFWETIHMNINLLFSGYEPTTIVLEVMYSVSFLIGLVGNIMALRALTRKRRNRLSGATATRSLLVNLAVCDMMVVCVCMPVTLGHQVYNAWVFGDFMCRAVPFVQAVAVSASVLSLAVISLNRYYSVHNPLHARSFFTWRRIFWMICGVWVLSSGLCAPLIFMNKTEELVLLGGRLTIPVCTESWPYAKLRQGYNFVLFCALYGIPALFNLTICFLTARRLWSGRDGFPEGGTKRHLMGNSSRLKTRKKIVKMVVALVLLFTLSWLPLYAIDIWIDFKMPNADQDDEHPGWILQLRSFAQWLGLTNSSLNPLCYCFMGNLYRSVKRIKQSYRHRFSSPFKLNMSQTPSTSSTLLSYRASSDISKTDFSHWRNTQTLTRSKSVSSVTICETNFD is encoded by the coding sequence ATGAACGTGAGCCGGTTGAGTTTGGAATTGCTGGGAGGGTTGCCCGGGAATTTTTCCTCCTTCCCTCCCAGCAGCAACCTGAGCTTTTGGGAGACCATCCACATGAACATCAACCTGCTGTTTTCGGGCTACGAGCCCACCACCATTGTGCTGGAGGTGATGTACTCTGTCTCCTTCCTCATTGGGCTGGTGGGGAACATCATGGCTTTGAGAGCCCTCACCAGGAAGAGGAGGAACCGGCTGTCCGGGGCCACAGCTACCCGGAGTCTGCTGGTCAACCTGGCTGTGTGTGACATGATGGTGGTGTGTGTCTGTATGCCTGTCACCCTGGGGCACCAGGTCTACAACGCCTGGGTGTTTGGAGACTTTATGTGCAGAGCTGTGCCGTTCGTGCAGGCTGTGGCCGTGTCTGCCAGCGTGCTGAGCCTGGCAGTGATCAGCCTGAACCGTTACTACAGTGTGCACAACCCGCTGCACGCCAGGTCCTTCTTCACTTGGCGAAGGATCTTCTGGATGATCTGTGGGGTCTGGGTGCTGTCCTCCGGTCTCTGTGCGCCTCTAATCTTCATGAACAAGACGGAGGAGCTGGTGCTGCTGGGCGGCAGGCTGACCATCCCAGTGTGCACAGAGAGCTGGCCCTATGCGAAGCTGAGACAGGGCTACAACTTCGTCCTCTTCTGCGCGCTGTACGGCATCCCCGCCCTCTTCAACCTCACTATCTGCTTCCTCACAGCCCGCCGCCTCTGGAGTGGCCGCGACGGCTTCCCGGAGGGGGGCACCAAGAGACACCTCATGGGCAACAGCTCCAGGCTGAAGACACGCAAGAAGATTGTGAAGATGGTGGTGGCTCTGGTCCTGCTCTTCACCCTGTCCTGGCTGCCTCTGTATGCCATTGATATCTGGATTGACTTTAAGATGCCAAACGCTGATCAGGACGATGAGCATCCAGGCTGGATTCTTCAGCTCAGGTCCTTTGCCCAGTGGCTGGGTCTCACCAACTCTAGCCTCAACCCCCTGTGTTACTGCTTCATGGGCAACCTGTACAGGTCTGTAAAGCGGATCAAACAGAGCTACCGGCACCGCTTTTCTTCACCTTTCAAATTGAACATGTCCCAGACCCCGTCCACCTCTTCCACCTTGCTCTCTTACAGAGCTTCCAGTGACATTTCCAAAACCGACTTCAGCCACTGGAGGAACACTCAAACCCTCACCAGAAGCAAAAGCGTGTCTTCTGTGACAATTTGCGAAACGAATTTCGATTAA